The following nucleotide sequence is from Pleurodeles waltl isolate 20211129_DDA chromosome 8, aPleWal1.hap1.20221129, whole genome shotgun sequence.
TTACAGGGTGCAATATTTTGTTGGTCTTCAAAGCTCTTTGTAACACAGCTTCAAAATGCAAAAAGGTGAATCTAGAAATTAAGAATCATTTCAGCCTGTTTCATTTCACCTCCTTCGATTTTTATGCAACGAGTGAATTTACTCTTTTACAATTGGTTGTGGTCAGTGCCATAACTTCAGGCATAGAGTTTGATTTGTTCACTGTTCTTTCTACACCATTTGTTGTTTTCAAGGCTGTCTACATGTAGAATACAAATGTGATCTGCATACAAATCGAGTAGCACATTTGATTGCCTACAATGCATGAATGCTTGTGGAGCCCTTTATATTTTCTTCCGCACATCCTTTGGAATGATTAATTACGTGAAAGTATTTTTTCTCTAGTGAATTATGAATACTTGGGAAATGCAATACGTGAAAACATTACTTCAGTCGCATGCCTCTCCCAAGGTTCAATACTGTGATAGGCTCTCTTCGAAATCCAGAGTTAAATATCAGCCTCTTAACTTATTTGAATCCATAAATGCAACGCCTCCCTTCAAACCTCTTGGACACCCCGCCGTGCTGGATATACCCTATGATTGGCCAGCAAAGATCACATTTCTAGTACTAAGCGACCTCTGATTCCAGATTCCAAATCGATCTTCCTTTCCCACTTTAGTGAATGGCCTGCCATATGATATTAGAGCGGTTTCCTTCAATTCAGTGTTCAAGGCAGCATTTAAATCCCACTGCTTCAAAGTTCTGTCCATGCAAGCTAGGTGGCCCTAAAAACACTGGAAGACTGACTGATCCCAGCCAACCCGTCAAGGAAGTTGAAGGGAGAAGCGAacctgttttctcttttgttccagtGTAAAAGCCGTACCAGGGCCTATTATATTTTTTTGTTGGCGAACTGCAAAACATTTGTTGGCGAACTGTataaaatgcaatcaaatatatttggaaaaaatatattttcatgaaCTACGAATGGCACTTCATGTGCAATTTGCATTGTTCGTGACTACTGCCATGTGTTAGAGTTGTTATTCCATTGGCTGCTTACCTACCGTGATATCGCGGTACCACCATCGGTGAATACCTCCTTCCACTTCTGGCTGTTTCAGCCGATAAGGGGTTGACTCACGGTATGTGTAAATATATGCCTGCCTCTGTGTGTTGGACTGCTTGAATGAGCTTGCTTGCTCGTCGACCTGTGTACAGGTGCCTCTTTGTGCATGGACAATCCAAAAGCTAAACGTGtttgctttgtaaatgcttgtggCGCTCAACTTTATGAATGCTGTTTAAGGCATTTCATTATTGTAAACAAAAATCAGGGGGTTAGAAAAAAGAGATTCCAGTGTATTGTGTGAATTTGCTACATTTGAAATCTGGCTGGCTGAGAGGAGAGTTCAGGCGTCATTTCTTCAGGAGTGGACTTCGTCATATATGCATCTATGTTTACTCTGAAAACACTTGCAGAAGGAAATCAGCTCCTTATGTAATTTTTCCAAGCCATATATTAGGTGGAACCTGTGTAGTATGTGTGTTACTGTACTGATTGACAACAGCAAGTGGTTTATTAGTTTCTTCATAGTctattgtaaattaaatatttacttTCAGATGCCTTTCAAAATGGGGCATATTGAAatgcctaaaactaaaaataaatgtttgcattcagcggccatgctctaaaaaaaaaaaaagaataatgaaaCACATTTCTAAGTAGGTAAACGAAATTAACCCAAATTGTCATTCTAAAATTAAATGTATGTTTAATGTATAAAAGTAAACTTGATAGCGTTGATGGTTGCAGACAGTGGTGTTCAGCTAGAGGGGCATCGTATCTCTCCTCGTGTCTAGTCCCGGACTTACACTTGTGGGTTACCTTCTGTTGAATCCTCGGTTTGCTTTTTTGACACGGTGCTAACACGTTTAAAAGCTTATTTGGTGATCTGACAGTGTTGTGTGTGATGCGTAGATATTTAAGACATCAAAATAATCGATTGCATGTCTTATTTTGCTCGAGACTGGAATGAGCCTGCAGAGACCAGATGTGTTGTTGCAATGTTTGAATGTGAACTGAGGCCTAAAGTTCTTTCTGGGAGACGATGCTTTGAATTGAATAGCACTTAACGTTTACATCTTTTTTCCATCAGATTTGTTTTCCTCCACAGAGAGGTTAAATGTTAATTGGTTTGGAAGCGTAGACCGATCCTCCATCTGTCTCCTATGTCCCTCGCCACCAACCATACCCACGTCTTATGTCAGCCTGTGTGGGCACATGGGTACTTTTTAGAAGTAATGTGTGGCATTGGTTCCTGCAAGTCAGTTGGTCTGAGGGTGTTTTTAATTGAGTTGATATGCAAGGCTTTAtgtaggctgtactgtctgctAATAGGGGTACCAGCCAGTGACTGAGCGCGTGAACTCAAAAGCCACACCTGTTGGCTGCATCGATAGTTGGTTTAAATGTGTATAAAACGTGCCAGCGCGTTAAGCTCTGGGCGCTTCTTACTTTGGTGTGTGAACAGCATGTTGCTCCCATTAGCAAGTTGATGTTTAATTTCACATACAACTTCTAACACTCGACAGTTAATGCAGCGAGTTATGTGCCACCTTGTGAATTGAAGTTACTTTTTGGGATCCTGATGTTCTGTTGCACTGCTTATAAAGTGACAATTTTCAGAACCCATTTGAGTTATTTAAAGACATATACCTAAATAAATCCATACATTACGCTACTTAATTAATGGGCACACTGCGCCGAGGTACATTCCATGCAGGAGACGCGCTTTAATGCTTCTTGTTTGACTCGGTCTCAGCTTTCTGGGGATGTAATTCTGCTTAAGCTTTGAATAGTAATGACGCCTGCTATGTAAACCAAATTACCCCATGAGTCAGTGTGCAAGTTCAGTTATTTGTTTTTATACGCCATTGTGCTTCTTTCATATTCCCGAGGCACCTGATCCAGGCGTCAAGTTGGGGGTACACGCGGAGTCCACCCActgttttcacagggtggacgccgtCCGTCCTGTAAGAAGTGGCCCACACTGACATATACCGAACATGCCCTGTTGTCATGTTCATTCACTGGGACACATTTAGCACCTTGTCTATTTCGTGCTGCGTGgggtattttatttcatttttcagacaccagctgggcccataacaaaggccgaaTTTAACGGGCCATCGGGTCTCCTTTGTTCCACTATCCTGACTGAGAGCTATCggatcctcacacctagatgcaaatgcaagggAGGGGAAAtgaaggcacacagcttgttatcacttaaCAAATATTTGAGGGGCATGCTTTTTATAGTGTTCAATCCCTGTAtacaagagatatgcatgcactgtaagaatgttagatgtgttggtctgttcaagtatttacacaaataatcaTTTAGCCACTATttggttttatttcttttatagcgctactcatcccaatgcagggtgtgagagcgctttacatcacgcACACACTGTACGTTGAAAACAAGTactataaatgtgtaaatcaatgtagatGGTGTGTTTAAGAGTGAGGTGTATAAGGTTCAGGAGTTATATTTTTCATAGCttgctgtgctatattagaaggatgtcTGTGTTAACAGTAGCACACTTACCTTGCTaaataaagtaaaaatatgccATCTGCATGTTTGATGTATTATTTGCAGACGGCACATTATccctttgattcaaaactgggactatagAAAACGCAGGCCTCTCCAACAAATGCGTTCCCCTccaaagttatcttaccattattattattccctgggatttactgggcacacagaaatctctgcagcaggtgtcttagccccataagatattttaaaatgcaggcttTGCGACCAGTTAAGCAGAATAGATTTACTgctatgtttctccttgttgccaccttcttcatggcagagttaaaaaaaaaaaaaatttataactTAAGGCCCACATTTTGCTTTTGGGCTGcaacacttttttggcacaacccataCACAAAATCTAATCTGTTAAATCTCATAATGCGCTCAAATGTTTTCACGATCCACCAGAAAAAAGGGGGCAACGAGTTAAGATGtcatgtcatttattttgatgtcacttcctgtgaattcctgggttgtgatgtcacttcctgtgaggagaTGGAATCGCGCTGTGATGTCACGCACTACAATGTTACTCttgctgcctaacttggttagtcccccccacttctcttttttaggacttgtgccctaggCGTATCCCACCCGGCAGAATACTTCAGACCACATCCTAAAAGATTTCTGGACTTCTGCTAAAGCTAAAATCAAAATATTTAGCTACGTTCTGTATCAAACAATTTTAGCCATGGTTTGAAACcggtttttactttttcatttaagTTGTTAGTCGCGCAGCTTAGATTCATCCCATTTCACATAAACGCCGGAAGTCTGGGAAGGTATTGTTCTTGTATGTTTGTCAGAATTATTCTCCTGCCACTACAGTGGAATCTTGGGATAGTGGTAGTTCAAATACGTGCAGTTTGTGCATCGATAGAATAAACAACACTTGGCTTGCTAGCAATTTGAAAGTGTAGACTTCCGATTATCATTAAAGTAttgctttttaaaacaaaacattcaaAAGTGCTGATTAATACGATTTTTTTATCACCTGGTCTCGAATCTTCTTCCCGTTTTTCCTGTATTCAGCAAATAGAAAAGGCAATAATGTATGTACTGAGTGTCTCTGATAGTTGGCGAACGTTAAcattatttttgttctttctttttgagGATTTGGTGAAAAGTCACTTGATGTATGCTGTGAGAGAGGAAGTGGAAGTTCTGAAGGAGCAAATAAAAGAGCTGATCGAGAAGAACTCGCAGCTGGAGCAGGAGAACAGCCTACTGAAGACTCTAGCGAGCCCCGAGCAGATGGCACAGTTCCAGGCCCAGCTGCAGACGGGCTCTCCGCCATCCTCTTCTCAGCCCCCGGCACCGCCGGCCTCGGGCCCCCCTGGCACTGCATAGCTTGGACCAGACAGACTGGGACAGAGGACACGCTAAGAGCCGCCCGTATAGAGGGCATTCTCTCACCCATCCGTTGTACTGCACGCCCCGCTACCGGGGACGCCTGACCACCACAGGAGCTCCTCACGACATTCAGTATTAGGCACTTGTT
It contains:
- the TSC22D1 gene encoding TSC22 domain family protein 1 isoform X3, with the translated sequence MKVLELEQHLKKSSSGASVVAIDNKIEQAMDLVKSHLMYAVREEVEVLKEQIKELIEKNSQLEQENSLLKTLASPEQMAQFQAQLQTGSPPSSSQPPAPPASGPPGTA
- the TSC22D1 gene encoding TSC22 domain family protein 1 isoform X2, yielding MTVQCGSAVAMDLGVYQLRHFSISFLSSLLGTDSTSVSLDSSSSGASVVAIDNKIEQAMDLVKSHLMYAVREEVEVLKEQIKELIEKNSQLEQENSLLKTLASPEQMAQFQAQLQTGSPPSSSQPPAPPASGPPGTA